AGGCGTAAAAGTTCAGACTGAGGGAGAGAGGATAGTCATAGATCTATACGTCATAATACAGTTTGGAATAAGTATATCTACAGTTGCAACTAATATAATTGAAAAAGTGAAGTACGCTGTAGAGAAGGCTACAGGGCTTAGCGTTGAAAAAGTTAATGTAAACGTGCAAGGCGTACGGGTTCAAAAGTAGAAAGTGATTGGAGGAAAGACCTTGAAGATAGAGCATTTAGATGCGGTCATGCTGAAGAGAGGATTCATAGGGGCATATAGTTCGCTTGAAAAGAATAAAGAAGAGGTAAATGCGCTGAATGTGTTTCCAGTTCCGGACGGAGACACGGGCACTAATATGGCGCTCACGATGAATTCAGCCGTAAAAGAGATAAGGAACGGAGAAGAGCTCAGCATAGACGAGATACTGAGCAGAGTGGCCAAAGGGTCTCTTATGGGAGCTAGGGGAAACTCCGGGGTGATACTGTCCCAGCTTCTGAGGGGTTTCACCAAGAAGCTGACAGGGATAAACAGAATAAACGTCAAAGAGCTTGCGCACGCCTTTAAAGAGGGCTCAGACATGGCCTACAAGGCGGTTATGAAACCAACTGAGGGAACTATACTTACAGTGGGAAGAGGCTGTGCAGAAAAGGCCATGGAGCTTTCCAGGAAGGAGACAGACGTAGTGGAGTTCTTTAGAGCTGTCATAGAGCATGGAAACCATGTGCTCGACAAGACCCCGGATATGCTTCCAGTGCTCAAGGACGCCGGGGTTGTAGATGCCGGAGGGAAAGGTCTCATAGTCATACTTGAAGGCGCGCTAAAGGCTGTGCTAGGAGAAGAAGAGGTAGAGCTTGAGGTGATTACCCAGACAGCAGGCAAGGAGCTCCATCAGCTAGACCATGATATAGAATTTGGATACTGTACAGAGTTCATAGTCAACAACGCCGAGGGAGATCCAGAAGCTTTAAAAGCCGAGATAGAGAGCTTTGGAGATTCAATGCTTGTGGTGGACGGAGATGGAATTATAAAAGTCCATATCCACACAAACCATCCGGGAGAAGTGCTGGAGAAAGCCTTGAAGCTTGGAGAGCTTGTGGACATAAAGATAGACAATATGAGGTATCAGCACCATGAAAACTACAGTTCAAAAGAGCTTCAGAAATACGGCATAGTGGCTATTTCAGTGGGAGACGGTATAGCTAAGATATTTGAGGACTTCAGAGTGGACAGGATTATCTCAGGCGGGCAGACCATGAATCCAAGCACGGAAGATATACTGAAGGCAGTGGACAGTATAGACGCCGAGAACATAATAATACTTCCAAACAACAAGAACATAATACTCGCGGCCACACAGGCAAAGGAGCTGAGCGAGAAAAATATAGAAGTGCTCATGACCAAGTCGATACAGCAGGGGATATCTGCTATGGTTGCATTCGACGAATCCCAGGAGCTTCAGGAGAATATAGAATGCATGACAGAGGCATTTGAATCCATAAAGGTAGGCGAGGTCACTTTCTCTGTAAAGGATACTGTGATAGATGGAAGAGTGATAGCTAAAGACGACATAATGGGGATAGCTTCCAAGAAGATAGAGTGCGTCGGGCAGGGCGTGCCTGAGGTCACTGAAGA
This is a stretch of genomic DNA from Andreesenia angusta. It encodes these proteins:
- a CDS encoding DAK2 domain-containing protein → MKIEHLDAVMLKRGFIGAYSSLEKNKEEVNALNVFPVPDGDTGTNMALTMNSAVKEIRNGEELSIDEILSRVAKGSLMGARGNSGVILSQLLRGFTKKLTGINRINVKELAHAFKEGSDMAYKAVMKPTEGTILTVGRGCAEKAMELSRKETDVVEFFRAVIEHGNHVLDKTPDMLPVLKDAGVVDAGGKGLIVILEGALKAVLGEEEVELEVITQTAGKELHQLDHDIEFGYCTEFIVNNAEGDPEALKAEIESFGDSMLVVDGDGIIKVHIHTNHPGEVLEKALKLGELVDIKIDNMRYQHHENYSSKELQKYGIVAISVGDGIAKIFEDFRVDRIISGGQTMNPSTEDILKAVDSIDAENIIILPNNKNIILAATQAKELSEKNIEVLMTKSIQQGISAMVAFDESQELQENIECMTEAFESIKVGEVTFSVKDTVIDGRVIAKDDIMGIASKKIECVGQGVPEVTEELLESLVDEDSEIVTLFYGEDVGEDEAESLRQLLEKKYPEIDIEMIPGGQPLYYYLISVE
- a CDS encoding Asp23/Gls24 family envelope stress response protein, yielding MPAKLTNEYGDINIEDGVISSIAGIAAMECYGLVGMASKGGTDGLVELLRRENLSKGVKVQTEGERIVIDLYVIIQFGISISTVATNIIEKVKYAVEKATGLSVEKVNVNVQGVRVQK